The following is a genomic window from Fulvia fulva chromosome 9, complete sequence.
CAATTTTCAACCCCAGCCAAGCTCCGTTCGCGAACGCCTGAAGCGCATTGGCCGATTTGTGCTCGTCATCGTCTGGGATCACGACCTTGCCCGCTGTAAGGGATTCTTCCTCCTCGGGATAGCGGAGTTTGCTGACAGCCAACGACGCCGGGATTGACATGACACAGGACGAGATCAACGCCTGTGGGTTCACGCCCAAACCGATATAGGCGACAAGCACAGATCCAGCAATCGTAGCAAATCCAGAGCACATGACCTGATGTAATTCGCACATAGTCAAGTGATTGACGAAAGGCTTTATAAGCATAGCACTTTCACCCTGACCAATGAAAGGCGTAGCCGCAGCAACGACAGATTCGGCCCCAGAAATTCGCATACTCCAGAAGAAGAAGACGGCGAATTTGCCGATGAACCACTGAATGAGACCAATGTAGTACAACAGCTGGACCAGCGCCACGAAGAAGATGATGGCCGGGAGCACGCTGAAGAAGAAGAACGTGTACGCCGCGATTTCCGCCGTGGTGAGGAATGCCACACCATCCTTGGCGAAACCCAGCAGAGATCGCGCAAGACTTGAGATGAAGGCGAAGATGTCGTAACCAGCTCCAGTTCTCAGCACGAAGAGCGCAATGATGTACTGGATGAGCATTCCAGAGATGACCGTGTGCCAATTGATCGCTTTCCTGTTCCGCGACGTTGCCCAAAGACCGAAGATCAGAACTACCAGACCGAACAGACTGATGGCTCGGTTCTCGCGAGTGTTGTCGGCGCTCTCCTCACTGACGAAAGATCCGACGATAATGACGGCGAGTGTGACACCTGCACCAACCCAAAGTCGTGCCTTGGCGGGGATCATGTTATTAACACGGGTGCCAGTCTGTCTCCATGTCCAGCGCATCGGCTTCGTGACGTACGAGGTCCCGGTGTGCAATGTAATGATTCTGAGTGTAATCGCGAGGTAGATAAGGAACGGCACAACCCAATTCTTATCATCCCTATGCAGAACCAAACTCGCAACCCACCACGCAGTCGCAATCAGCCAGAGCAAGATGTGGATGTATATGCGGTATTTGCGATAAAACGTCCTGCCATTGGGCGAGCTGTGATGCGGATCATCGTCCAGCGAGGACGAAGGAGATATCGCTGCGGTGTGGCCCTTCTCCAGATCATTCACCTCGTATTCGCCCTTCTTCTCAATATCATGGCCATGATGCTTGCTTCGATCGTGATCGTTCGGGCTCGGATCGGGGTGGATGGTGGGTTCGCCAGGGTTGCCGACGGTGTAGACGGGCTTGTCGTTGCCGTCGTGGGATATCCTCGAGCTGTGGTGGAGGTGGCGGTGGGTATGCTGATGGCTCGGATGCAGCGCCAGATCGTCGCCGACCGTTGGAGCTGTGGCCATGGTGGTCGTTGGTGAAAGACTGAGGACCCCGCCGCAAAGAGGCTAAGAATGCACACAGAAGAAGAGGTGAGGTGCAGCAGCAAGCGCGTTAAAAGCTGGCTCTACTGAGTGCGCACATGGGCATTTAGAGGGTGCAAGCTACCTTATCTCTGTGCTAGCCGAGCGGCTGATGTTTCTGGACTCGACGAGCAGGCCCACATGATAGTGTAGACCTAGCACTACTGCAGATACTGTGCATGTTGCGAGCCGGCCGTCCATTGGCAGCGCCGTCTCGTTGGCTGAGCGAGACGATCGCCAGCTGCAGCACCAGGGCACCTCAATCCTCGGGACGGACCAACTTCCAGAAGAGAGGCATAAGCATATCAGTGGCGGCCTTGGCAGAGATGACAGTCTTTTAACCATCGGATCCACCGAACGACTACTGCTTTGCATCTGCCGCGGACGTCGCCTGGACTGCAGCACAATAAGATAGCCATCCTGCGGTCGCGTGCCTCATTCCTCTTCGCTTGATGATACCACCACCTCCACACCGGTCTGCTGCAATGAATCAATCAAGACCCGTCGATTGGCGTTCTCAGTGGCGCGGGTACAAGCGACGGGTGGCGACGGCATTACCAGACGCCGCTGCCGACGAAAAGGCACAGTAGCATTCAAGCATACAGAGCTTAAACCGAATCAGCGTGCCTCAAGCGAATGCAGGTGTTGGCTATGTCCGAACGGCGGTGTCCCGCTGGCTGTCGACAGCTCCTGCAATGCAACAAGCAGATCCTCGCCTGCTCTTGACCAGTTTCCCGAACGCGCGAAGAAGTGCAAAGTATCCGGATGGCACGCGACACGCGCAGAAGCGTGGCTGCAGGGTTTCTCCAGCTTTTGCTGCAGAGCGAAAGAGGAAGGTGGAACATGAGGTCCGCCGAGTGGTCGCACCGGAGGTTGACCTGTTTTGTGTCAAAGTGTGAGATGCTCCAACGCACCGAGCATCGTCGTTGTGAGAGATTGGTCTTCGCGAGGGATCGTCTTATCTCGATGGCCTGAGGCCGGTGTCGGGACCGGCCTATCCAGGCACGAGATGATAGAATGAAGCCATGTCTGCTTGCAGTGCAGGCTGTGGTGTGAGACAGCAAGACAAAAGGTATGAGTATGAGTTGGAGAAGGAATAAAGAAGACCTGTAGTTGGCAGCTCCTGAGACATCACCCTCGCACACCCCTGGCATGCAATGATCGGATCAGGACACCGACGTTTCGCGCTTGAGCCAAGACTTTGGGGTTTACGAGAGGATGCGAGCACGCAAACCAGGCGCGCCGGTCGTCAAAGCATTTACATGAGCTCTACTATGTTATGATCCAACAACTCATGCCACTAGTCATACACAGCATGGTCTCGTACGGCATGACACAGACACAGCGTCGCCCTACATATCTTACTCGTCATCCCTCTCCTCCCCAGCAGTCCTCCCACCCTCCACACCTCCCCACGCCGCCCCAAACACCTCACCCCTCCATCCCCAAGCCACACAATAATGACTAGCCAACAGCTGCCACTCCTCCACCTCATCCAACCACTCCACCTTCTCAATCCTCTCCCTCTCACCACTACCAATCCACTCCTCACTCCGCCAAATCTCATGAACATCCCTCGCTCCCTGCCCATCCCTAAGCCCCGCCACCTTCACCCTCTGCCTCTGCGCGTCCAGCGAGAAATACCGCTTCAAAGTCCTCAGCTCAATTCCTCTGGATCCAAGATTCGACACCATCGTCTTGCCGAATGCGTCGAAAGGGCGGATTGGCTCGTAGAGGACCATGGCGAGGGGTCCTTTCAGGTTCATGGTGAAGTATTGCGCCACGCTGCTGGCGGCGTCTGGGGGGAGGTAGCAGAGGCAGCACTCGCTGATGAGGAGGGTTGGGAGAGTTTCGTCGAGCTCTGGGATGATGGGTGGTGACTTGTTGGTGAGATCTCGAAGATCGAGGGCGTGGAGATGGTATGATGAGCCACCTTCCTGCGGCAGGATCATGCGAGAGAGGTGTTGGGAGTTTCTTATAGTTGCGCGTTTGGGAGTCACGTTGGATTCGACGTCGAGCTCGTGGTAGATGACATTATGTTTCCCAGCGCAGAGGCGGAAGAATCGTGTATCTGAGCCGGCACCGAGGGATATAATCTGTTTCCGCTGCGAGGCATCCGTCTCTAGAAACTGCACGACAAGCCTATCAATAGCTTTCGTGCGAACATACGTCCCTCTATTGATGATAGGATACCGCTTCGGCACCTCCTGACCAGCCGGGAAGAAGTCCTTTGCAAACTCATCATCAAGGTAGCCCAGTGACACGGCACTCATCCGACTGCTACTCGCATCATGATCAGTTTGCTGGATGATTTGATCTCGTGTCTTCTCAACTTCTGCCGCTCCCGGTGCATCGTCGAGGTCGCCATTGCCTCTCGGACCTCCTCTGCGGCCTCGAAGTCGCGGGCCTCGCGAGCGGAGGGTGTTGAGGTTGGGGATGGAAGACATGGAAGCGGTTTCATGGTGCGACGGGGTTGAAGATTGTGTTTGCTGATGTCATCTGGCACGGCGGTGGGAAGTGGCCAGTGCAGCCGGGTGGTCATCTTTCGCTCCAGCTTTCTCTCCTTCATCTTTCACTGCATTGAATGTGCATACAGCATCTGCAAGTCCTGCGCTTTCGACTCAAAGAACCATAGACAACAGCAGGTGGCCGTCGCACCCCCAGGGCGACAACCATATCAATCTTGTGGAACCTCTCCGAGCCCTCTCGACACAATGAACGCCTTTCAACATCCTGCATCGATGCCTCCGCTCCACGGGCAGCCGCAACGCTACAGTGTGGAGGGATGATGCTGTAGCTCACAGACTATATGCAGTATCCTGCAGCTGGCTGCCGCTGTTGTCAAGAGCCCGGGCTCCGACTCGCGAGAGGTGAACAGCGTTAGGTGGCACGAAGACTTCATGGGCATAATGCTGAGTGCACGACAGCACGCCATGCGAAGTTCACCTTCTCACAGCAGAGTGCAGATATCGTTGGAGCACATACCCGGCTCGACCTTACCAGGTCTCAAGACAGGCTTCATCTCAACCTCCTCGAGACAGATCTCATCTTAACATCCTTGGACAGCTACGGCTGATGATTGTCAATGAACAGAGAACAGAGACCCATGGCGAACGCATTACCGGCACTTCACCCTCAAGGACTACTCTACGCATGCGGTGTGGCCATTGGCAGTCTTCGCGCCGCTGCGATGCTAGGTAAGCTGCGACAGACTTCCCCACATCCTCGCCGTGCAGAAATATGCAGCATTCTATCGCTTCGAGGAAATCCGGACAGTCGCACGACCTTCAGCTGCGTCAATCAGCCAAAGATCGCAACTGCACACTGCGGATGACCTGCTACATGATGGACAGCAGACGTGGTACCTCATAAGTACGATCAGCGGTGAGTAGGCACCTACGCCTCTGGGTGCTCTATAAGATGCCATGTTCTCCTTTCCACGGAGTTCACAGATCCAGATCCACTGTCGACAATTCTCTCGAACGTCTCATTGCTCTTAGGCACAGCCGCACTCTCTCGAATCGACAGGCCACCCACAAATCTCTACAACATGCTCTTCACCTCCGCTCTACTACTCATCGCCACATCTGCCTTGGCTGCTGTTCTGCCTTGCCCAAAAGACAGCAGCAACGGCAATGCCATCTTCATAGGTGAGTTCGCGCAGCCTTCAACAACACCCTTCCAGCACAAACCACCACTCAGAGAAATGGATACTAACGCGTTTAGACCCACCCATCAAGGCAACCTGCGCTGCCTACGAACAGCGCTGCTGCAATAGAGGAGATCAGGGCTGTCTAGACTCGGGGTATGGCGAGCCTTGCTGCAGTTGGTACCAAAGCTGCTGGCCGAAATATGACTCGGCGGGTCGCCATTATGAAGATATCTGTACTGTCGCTCCCATCAGGCTTGCCGAGATGATGTTATCTAGGCGAATGGTGGAGCAGGTTCGGAAGGATTAGCGAATTCGGGGTCTAACAGTGAATGGGCTCAGGGTAACATGGCCTCGTGGATGGGTACAGGCATGGTCCAAGGTGTCGTTCTATTTCAAGGCAGCTTTTCGAAGATGATGTTTGAGCATCAACGAATGGGATTTCTGTCATGATAGTCTAACATGCTTTACGACTCCACTCACATCCATTCCCTCCAGCGTGGAGTCTTCACGTCGATTGCTCCAGAATCCTGCCAGCCTGAGGCACAACGGCCAGGACCGGGTCTGGCGAAGTGGCAAGTCCAGCCGAGCAGCCGTCAATCTTGCTTCGCTGCACAACACCAACCACAAGGCAACCACATTTTCCATCGACGTCGACGTCCACCTCCAGTGAGCATATGTGAACTCACTAATGGCAACTACATAATCAATTCCTTCATACCAAGCCCACCACCACGACACCCAGTTCTTCGGGACAACAGCACCTCACTACGCCACCCCGTCACATCACCAACATGACCACCTCAAACACCAGCACTCCCCAGCGCTTCTGGCGCAACAACGTCTCACCGGCCCCATGGTACCCGATCAAGGGCATCTATTACTTCGCCACACACCGATTCTTGCATCCACTCCTTCGAAGCAGAATCATACCACTCACGCTGCTGTCGACATGTGTGTTGGCAATTCTGTTCTTGACGGCGTACCTCCCGATAGTGGCGTTTCTGGCGCTCTTCCATTACAGAGGTTCTGCGTGGGTGAATGGAACATTTTTCATTGTAAGTCATCTTCCAGATCACGTTCATCGTTTGCTGACAATTCATGGCAGCTCGGCGTTGGCTCACTTCTCATCCAAGTGCTGTTCGAAGCCATATTCGTCGATCACACGCAAGTCGACATCTTCGACGCTGTGCTAGTTGCTGAGGGCTACGAAGGCCTTGTCAAGAAGCGAAGACCCATCTCGGAAGACATCGATGAGGCAGATCCATACAAGCGACTAGGTCCGCGCGACAAAGGAGCACAATATGCGCCCTTCTCCTTCAGGCAGATCTTCGAGTTCGTGTTATTCCTGCCACTGAACTTCGTGCCGTTTGTGGGTGTGCCTCTCTTCCTACTTCTTACAGGGTACAGAGCAGGACCTTTGCTCAATTGGAGATACTTTGCACTCAAGGAGTTCACGAAGAAACAACGAAATCAGTACATCAAGTCGAGAAAGCGGAGATGGGAGTATATGTGGTTTGGAACGACTTATATGATCCTGCAACTCATTCCGGTACGTTCCTGGAGGGTAGAAGGCGTCGAGCGGTGTCTGAGGCTTTGATGTGTATGAAGCGCTTCGTGCAGCGCATATCTCACGCCATACATTATAGCCTGAGACACCGCCACGTGGTTCTCGAGTATGGCTAACACCCTTCTGTTTGTAGGTTGTTGCGATGCTGTTTCTTCTGACTTCTGCAGCTGGAAGCGCATTATGGTCTGTTCACATGGAGCAGGAACAACAGCGTCTTGATGAGCATACGGACTTTGAAGACGATGCAGATCAGCCTCCAGAATACACAGACGAGCCATAGACGGCTGACGCTTCTGTTATGCATGGGTGTACACACCATATCCACTTTCAGCTTGGTGCCTCAGCCCCAGGGCCCGCATCTGCATCCTTCGACGATCCACATCTGTGCGACTGATCATCTGCTCTGCTGCCTTCACATCTCACAGCTAGAGAGACTGACATGTTGTCTCAATTACTATACTCAGGGTGACCATTGGCGGCAAGTTGTGCTTTCGCAGATATCACCATGTTACGACGTCCAGATACAGATACAGCCGATGCCATCAACAGCGCCAGCGAAAGGGCCGTGCCACACTTACCCGAGATCGCCGTGTCACGAGCGTCGAGTCTGGCAAGTAGCCGGAGGACTAATGGCACTGCAGCATCAAA
Proteins encoded in this region:
- a CDS encoding Sodium/nucleoside cotransporter 1, whose translation is MATAPTVGDDLALHPSHQHTHRHLHHSSRISHDGNDKPVYTVGNPGEPTIHPDPSPNDHDRSKHHGHDIEKKGEYEVNDLEKGHTAAISPSSSLDDDPHHSSPNGRTFYRKYRIYIHILLWLIATAWWVASLVLHRDDKNWVVPFLIYLAITLRIITLHTGTSYVTKPMRWTWRQTGTRVNNMIPAKARLWVGAGVTLAVIIVGSFVSEESADNTRENRAISLFGLVVLIFGLWATSRNRKAINWHTVISGMLIQYIIALFVLRTGAGYDIFAFISSLARSLLGFAKDGVAFLTTAEIAAYTFFFFSVLPAIIFFVALVQLLYYIGLIQWFIGKFAVFFFWSMRISGAESVVAAATPFIGQGESAMLIKPFVNHLTMCELHQVMCSGFATIAGSVLVAYIGLGVNPQALISSCVMSIPASLAVSKLRYPEEEESLTAGKVVIPDDDEHKSANALQAFANGAWLGLKIAGMILCTLLCIIAFVALINGLLTWFGRYINLDGDYDLTLELILSYVFYPVAFLLGVPRGPDLLKVARLIGTKVITNEFVAYDALVSDPQYATMSPRATLIATYALCGFGNIGSLGTQIGVLTTIAPGRSADVSRLAISALITGVLATLSSASIAGLVIQDQAKFITT
- a CDS encoding Leucine carboxyl methyltransferase 1 gives rise to the protein MSSIPNLNTLRSRGPRLRGRRGGPRGNGDLDDAPGAAEVEKTRDQIIQQTDHDASSSRMSAVSLGYLDDEFAKDFFPAGQEVPKRYPIINRGTYVRTKAIDRLVVQFLETDASQRKQIISLGAGSDTRFFRLCAGKHNVIYHELDVESNVTPKRATIRNSQHLSRMILPQEGGSSYHLHALDLRDLTNKSPPIIPELDETLPTLLISECCLCYLPPDAASSVAQYFTMNLKGPLAMVLYEPIRPFDAFGKTMVSNLGSRGIELRTLKRYFSLDAQRQRVKVAGLRDGQGARDVHEIWRSEEWIGSGERERIEKVEWLDEVEEWQLLASHYCVAWGWRGEVFGAAWGGVEGGRTAGEERDDE